The proteins below come from a single Balneolaceae bacterium genomic window:
- a CDS encoding HipA domain-containing protein codes for MKRCPITYQEISSGTYSKTGLNRLNPSLKEMAPFPLSQREQIREAQKRMTKMSIAGVQPKLSAQLSVKEGVFKVVDKHGSYILKPPLLDYEEVPENEDVTMRMAAACGIEVPFHGLVYAKDESMLYFIRRFDRVGRTGKIHVEDFAQVAGKSRNTKYDYSMEKVATLIEEYCTFPLVEKMKLFRRVLFAWLCGNEDMHLKNFSLIHRDHKIELSPAYDLLNTTIVLANATEEMALPLQGKKSNFNEENFFDYFGKERLSLNDKVLTNIKDEIQSAFPKWDRLIEISFLTDEMKEAYRNVLNKRRKNIGWI; via the coding sequence ATGAAGCGCTGCCCGATTACCTACCAAGAGATATCGTCAGGAACCTACAGCAAAACGGGGTTGAACAGGTTAAATCCGTCTTTAAAAGAGATGGCTCCTTTTCCTTTATCCCAACGGGAGCAGATCCGGGAAGCTCAAAAACGGATGACCAAAATGTCGATCGCCGGCGTGCAGCCCAAACTGAGTGCACAGTTGAGCGTAAAAGAGGGAGTTTTTAAAGTGGTTGATAAACACGGAAGCTATATTTTAAAACCTCCATTATTGGATTATGAAGAAGTGCCGGAAAATGAAGATGTGACAATGCGCATGGCTGCCGCTTGTGGTATTGAGGTTCCTTTTCACGGACTTGTTTATGCCAAAGATGAGTCTATGCTCTATTTCATCCGCCGGTTTGACCGTGTGGGGCGAACCGGGAAAATCCATGTGGAGGATTTTGCTCAGGTAGCCGGTAAGAGCCGCAACACAAAGTATGATTACTCTATGGAAAAAGTGGCAACATTAATTGAGGAATACTGTACGTTCCCCCTGGTCGAAAAAATGAAATTGTTTCGCAGGGTACTGTTTGCCTGGTTGTGTGGAAATGAAGATATGCACCTCAAAAACTTTTCTTTGATTCACCGGGATCATAAAATAGAACTCTCTCCTGCCTACGATCTGCTAAATACAACGATTGTGCTTGCAAATGCAACGGAAGAGATGGCATTGCCCTTACAGGGAAAGAAGTCGAATTTTAATGAGGAGAACTTTTTTGATTATTTCGGGAAAGAGAGGCTGAGTCTGAATGATAAAGTACTAACCAATATCAAAGATGAAATCCAATCTGCTTTTCCAAAATGGGATCGACTCATAGAAATCAGTTTTTTAACTGATGAGATGAAAGAGGCTTACAGAAACGTATTGAATAAACGCCGGAAAAATATTGGGTGGATATAG
- a CDS encoding helix-turn-helix domain-containing protein, whose translation MNKIGSLIRCHRQKSGLTQKQLADLAGAGKTVVFDIEHGKETVQFNSLQKICKVLNISILFESPVMKQCEEEIDEKG comes from the coding sequence ATGAATAAAATAGGAAGTCTCATCCGTTGCCATCGGCAAAAGAGTGGTCTCACTCAAAAACAGTTAGCTGATCTGGCCGGGGCAGGGAAAACAGTGGTTTTTGACATTGAACACGGCAAAGAAACCGTCCAATTCAATTCGCTGCAAAAAATATGTAAAGTTCTGAATATTTCGATCCTGTTTGAAAGTCCTGTTATGAAACAATGTGAGGAGGAGATAGATGAAAAAGGTTGA
- a CDS encoding Rrf2 family transcriptional regulator, translated as MLLSKSCVYGLRASLYLASRENGEYIPIRKMSGKLEISFHFLTKILQQLTAEGLMESFKGPNGGVRLSKDGTEIPLMDIVLAIDGPQLLTECALGLPGCGTKNPCPLHDKWAETRDSIREMLEETTLTELVKKGKEENLRLTTDGDFNQLFNDELEDN; from the coding sequence ATGCTATTATCAAAATCATGTGTTTACGGTCTAAGGGCTTCGCTCTACCTCGCGTCAAGAGAAAACGGGGAATATATTCCCATTCGTAAAATGAGCGGTAAACTTGAAATCTCCTTTCACTTTCTAACAAAAATTCTTCAGCAGCTAACGGCTGAAGGATTGATGGAATCGTTCAAAGGGCCGAATGGGGGAGTTCGCCTGAGTAAAGATGGGACAGAAATTCCTCTGATGGATATCGTTTTAGCAATCGACGGACCGCAACTATTAACGGAGTGTGCTTTGGGCCTGCCCGGCTGCGGAACCAAAAATCCCTGTCCGCTCCACGATAAGTGGGCCGAAACCAGGGATTCCATCCGTGAAATGCTGGAGGAAACAACATTGACCGAACTGGTAAAAAAGGGTAAAGAAGAGAATCTTCGCCTTACAACCGATGGTGATTTCAACCAACTTTTTAATGATGAGTTAGAGGACAATTAG
- a CDS encoding HipA N-terminal domain-containing protein, producing the protein MHGEKAGVLTELEKNKLYRFRYCNEYSGPPISVTMPVKKQVFEYNQFPPFFEGLLPEGANLEMLLRSKKIDRNDAFTQLMAVGEDTVGAVTVQEVSE; encoded by the coding sequence ATGCACGGGGAAAAAGCAGGTGTATTAACTGAACTGGAAAAAAATAAACTGTATCGATTTCGCTATTGTAATGAATACAGTGGTCCGCCGATCTCGGTTACAATGCCGGTCAAAAAACAGGTGTTTGAATACAATCAGTTTCCACCTTTTTTTGAGGGGCTGCTGCCAGAGGGAGCAAACCTGGAGATGCTGCTCCGAAGTAAAAAAATTGACCGGAATGATGCTTTTACCCAGTTAATGGCCGTTGGGGAGGATACCGTTGGCGCGGTAACAGTACAGGAGGTAAGCGAATGA
- the hemN gene encoding oxygen-independent coproporphyrinogen III oxidase, whose amino-acid sequence MAQSNQELYKLVEKYNVAGPRYTSYPTAVQFETDFNQSVLDNEFRHRQNQPRSYSLYIHIPFCFSLCWYCGCTKVITKDQDRGSVYLDFLEKEMKLISDHVHPESKLKQIHFGGGTPTFLNPDQLIRLGELIQTYFSIHPEPEYSVEIDPRRVTEEHVKALSEIGCNRASLGVQDTNPDVQKAIHRIQPFEQTQNVSEFLRKHGISQINLDLIYGLPKQTPESFRQTLDDALSLDPDRFAIYSYAHIPSVMPAQKLLNEEDFPSTPEKLNMLLTGIGYLQENGYDFIGMDHFAKENDELSKALHEGTLHRNFQGYSTHAELDMLALGMSGISQSSRLFYQNSKDLDEYYRLLDQNQRPIKKAYSLTDEDNIRKKIIMQIMCRGEINYSEFQAETGVHIPEKYSAELDQLSVFEADGLLIQTSNGFYITETGRLFLRNIAMVFDEYLKGAQQKTTYSKTV is encoded by the coding sequence GTGGCACAATCAAACCAAGAACTTTACAAACTTGTTGAAAAATACAACGTAGCCGGGCCGCGATATACATCGTACCCTACTGCCGTTCAGTTCGAAACGGATTTTAATCAGTCGGTTCTTGACAATGAATTTCGGCACCGGCAGAATCAGCCGCGATCTTATTCGCTCTATATTCACATACCGTTCTGTTTTTCGCTATGCTGGTATTGTGGATGTACAAAGGTGATCACAAAAGATCAGGACCGTGGTTCGGTATATCTTGATTTCCTCGAAAAAGAGATGAAGCTCATCTCAGATCACGTTCACCCGGAATCAAAACTGAAACAGATTCACTTTGGCGGCGGAACTCCTACGTTTCTCAACCCGGATCAGCTCATTCGTCTTGGCGAACTGATTCAAACCTATTTCAGTATTCATCCTGAACCGGAATACAGTGTTGAAATTGATCCGAGAAGAGTTACAGAAGAACATGTGAAAGCCCTGTCAGAAATTGGCTGTAATCGCGCTTCCCTGGGTGTGCAGGATACCAACCCGGATGTTCAAAAGGCAATTCATCGAATTCAGCCCTTTGAACAGACCCAAAATGTATCTGAATTTCTCAGGAAACACGGCATCAGCCAAATTAACCTCGACCTGATCTACGGCCTGCCAAAACAAACACCGGAATCTTTCAGGCAAACACTCGATGATGCGTTGAGCCTGGACCCGGACCGTTTTGCCATTTACAGTTATGCGCATATCCCATCGGTGATGCCCGCTCAAAAATTGCTGAATGAGGAGGATTTTCCCTCAACTCCTGAAAAACTAAATATGCTTTTAACAGGCATCGGGTATCTGCAGGAAAACGGTTATGATTTTATCGGGATGGATCATTTTGCAAAGGAGAATGACGAGCTGAGCAAAGCACTTCACGAAGGAACTCTGCACCGGAATTTCCAGGGATACAGCACTCATGCCGAACTGGATATGTTGGCACTTGGAATGTCAGGCATCTCCCAGAGCAGTCGGCTTTTTTATCAAAATTCGAAAGATCTGGATGAATATTACCGCCTGCTTGATCAGAATCAACGTCCAATCAAAAAAGCCTATTCTCTGACTGATGAGGACAACATCCGGAAGAAGATTATCATGCAGATTATGTGCAGAGGAGAGATCAACTACTCTGAATTCCAGGCCGAAACCGGTGTTCACATTCCAGAAAAATATTCAGCCGAACTTGATCAACTTTCTGTTTTTGAAGCTGACGGACTTCTCATTCAAACTTCAAATGGTTTTTATATCACAGAAACCGGCCGCCTCTTTCTGAGAAATATCGCGATGGTGTTTGATGAGTATTTGAAAGGGGCTCAACAAAAAACTACCTATTCGAAAACAGTTTGA
- a CDS encoding heavy metal translocating P-type ATPase, with the protein MKKDTNAQDDCCSPQPQKTSQASCSCDAGQDPFQENTQGDKDRSFMKDHWQPIVSFLMLGTGLILDTFIQPAWFSELVRIGWYGIAYLPVGLPVLEMGWKSLKQGDLFTEFFLMGIATVGAFLIGEYPEGVAVMLFYSVGEAFQQAAVQKARGNIKALLDIRPNTADLKRGDSFEIVHPKDVNIGDIIRVKPGERIPLDGNLLNERAAFDTSAITGESKPRHFEKDEKVLSGFINQDMVIEIEVTSSFENNSITRILKMVQDAASRKSKTEQFIRSFARVYTPIVVLLATLLVLTPWFFVSNYVFEEWFYRGLVFLVISCPCALVISIPLGYFGGIGAASRNGILVKGSNYLDALKSVKTVVFDKTGTLTKGVFAVQDFQSFDHDEGQLFSYLHAAERNSTHPIAKAITEFTGNRNGSSLAVTEQSEIPGHGIQATVDNSTILIGNKKLMNRKDINLNGYSNDSDETIIHIAVDGKHAGLLTISDEVKDDSAQAIQKIRDLGVERLFMLSGDIQSEADRIGTQLKIDQVFGELLPEEKAEKLEAIMNQYEGTTSFVGDGINDAPVLALSDIGIAMGAMGSDAAIETADVVIQTDQPSKIATAITIAKKTRNIVWQNIGLALGVKGLVLVLGAIGIATLWEAVFADVGVALLSCVKRNSNSENGF; encoded by the coding sequence ATGAAAAAAGATACAAACGCCCAAGATGATTGCTGTTCGCCGCAGCCTCAAAAAACCTCCCAGGCTTCTTGCTCGTGTGATGCCGGGCAAGATCCGTTTCAAGAGAACACTCAGGGTGATAAGGATAGATCATTTATGAAAGACCATTGGCAGCCGATTGTCAGTTTTTTGATGCTCGGTACAGGCCTGATTCTCGATACATTCATTCAGCCTGCCTGGTTTTCTGAACTGGTTCGAATTGGATGGTATGGTATTGCCTATTTGCCGGTTGGCCTGCCGGTTTTGGAGATGGGATGGAAAAGTCTGAAACAGGGAGATCTCTTTACCGAATTTTTTCTGATGGGTATTGCAACCGTTGGAGCATTTTTGATCGGAGAATATCCCGAGGGAGTGGCGGTAATGTTGTTCTACTCTGTAGGTGAGGCATTTCAACAAGCAGCCGTTCAGAAAGCACGGGGAAATATCAAAGCACTGCTCGATATTCGTCCGAACACGGCAGATCTAAAGCGGGGAGACTCTTTTGAAATCGTCCATCCAAAAGATGTAAATATCGGAGATATCATCCGGGTGAAGCCGGGTGAACGTATTCCTTTGGATGGAAATCTTTTAAACGAACGAGCCGCTTTTGATACCTCCGCCATTACCGGCGAGAGCAAGCCCAGACATTTTGAAAAAGATGAAAAAGTTCTCTCTGGATTCATTAACCAAGACATGGTTATTGAGATCGAAGTGACCAGTTCTTTTGAGAACAATTCCATCACCCGGATCTTAAAGATGGTTCAGGATGCGGCCTCCCGAAAATCAAAAACCGAACAATTTATACGTTCTTTTGCCAGAGTTTATACCCCTATAGTGGTTCTTCTGGCAACACTGCTGGTTCTGACTCCCTGGTTTTTTGTGAGCAATTACGTGTTTGAAGAGTGGTTTTATCGTGGACTCGTTTTTCTCGTCATCTCCTGTCCGTGTGCACTTGTGATCTCTATTCCGCTGGGATACTTTGGGGGAATCGGGGCGGCTTCGAGGAATGGAATTTTGGTGAAGGGATCGAATTATCTGGATGCCCTAAAATCCGTTAAAACAGTTGTCTTTGATAAAACCGGAACGCTGACAAAAGGTGTGTTTGCGGTTCAGGATTTCCAAAGTTTCGATCATGACGAAGGTCAACTCTTCTCCTACCTGCATGCCGCGGAAAGGAACTCAACGCACCCCATTGCGAAAGCGATCACTGAGTTTACTGGAAATAGAAATGGATCTTCATTGGCAGTAACCGAGCAATCCGAAATTCCGGGTCATGGAATCCAGGCCACAGTCGATAATTCAACTATTCTGATCGGGAATAAAAAGCTAATGAATCGGAAAGATATAAACCTGAACGGCTATTCTAATGATTCCGATGAAACTATTATTCACATCGCAGTTGATGGAAAACATGCCGGACTATTAACAATTTCCGATGAAGTAAAAGATGATTCGGCTCAGGCCATTCAGAAAATAAGAGATCTTGGAGTTGAGCGTTTGTTTATGCTCAGCGGGGATATTCAATCCGAAGCGGACAGAATCGGTACTCAACTCAAAATTGATCAGGTTTTTGGAGAACTACTTCCTGAAGAAAAAGCGGAGAAACTGGAAGCGATTATGAATCAGTATGAGGGAACCACTTCTTTTGTGGGTGACGGAATCAACGATGCGCCCGTGTTGGCATTAAGTGATATCGGAATTGCCATGGGAGCGATGGGAAGTGACGCCGCCATCGAAACGGCGGATGTAGTGATTCAAACAGATCAACCTTCCAAAATTGCCACGGCTATCACCATCGCCAAGAAAACACGAAATATCGTCTGGCAAAATATCGGCCTGGCTTTGGGCGTAAAAGGTTTGGTGCTTGTTCTTGGCGCCATCGGAATCGCCACTCTTTGGGAAGCTGTTTTTGCGGATGTGGGTGTGGCTTTGCTTAGCTGTGTTAAACGCAATTCGAATTCAGAGAATGGATTTTGA
- a CDS encoding COX15/CtaA family protein encodes MTSDDKKHVRRWYWTGAVLIFVMVVIGGITRLTGSGLSMVDWNPIMGAIPPLSDAQWEDTFEQYKQFPEYQHINYSMSLPEFKTIFFWEYLHRLIGRILGLVFIIPFAWFVIKKKIDSKNIKRGIILFILGLSQGLLGWFMVMSGLVDIPEVSHYRLAAHLLLAFTIVGFCIWYALDLTPSTNPYENAGRELRWWLYGFMVLLLIQIIYGAFVANLQAGYVYNTFPKMNTYWAPPELWGMEPLILNFFENIVTVQWIHRVIGTLLGLITFAILIRSFMLETKYPTKKWAFILLTVALIQYLLGVFTLILYVPVWLGVLHQAMALVLFGVIVAFLNYVNQTDPVVIHEIN; translated from the coding sequence ATGACTTCCGATGATAAAAAACATGTCCGGCGCTGGTATTGGACCGGGGCTGTCCTGATTTTTGTAATGGTTGTGATTGGCGGCATAACCCGCCTGACCGGTTCCGGCCTATCTATGGTAGACTGGAATCCAATTATGGGAGCCATCCCGCCTCTCTCCGATGCACAATGGGAAGATACATTCGAGCAGTACAAACAGTTCCCGGAGTATCAGCATATCAACTATAGCATGAGCCTCCCGGAATTTAAGACCATCTTTTTCTGGGAATATCTGCACAGGCTCATCGGACGGATTCTTGGATTGGTTTTCATTATTCCGTTTGCCTGGTTTGTCATCAAAAAGAAAATAGATTCCAAGAACATCAAACGGGGAATCATCCTGTTCATACTTGGCTTGAGCCAGGGATTATTAGGATGGTTTATGGTGATGAGCGGTCTGGTGGATATTCCTGAAGTAAGCCACTATCGTCTTGCCGCTCACCTTTTACTGGCTTTCACCATTGTTGGATTCTGCATTTGGTATGCTCTTGATTTGACTCCTTCAACGAATCCGTATGAAAACGCCGGCAGAGAGTTACGCTGGTGGCTGTACGGATTCATGGTACTGCTGCTGATCCAGATTATCTACGGGGCATTTGTTGCCAATTTACAGGCCGGATATGTGTACAATACTTTTCCAAAAATGAATACTTATTGGGCCCCTCCGGAGCTTTGGGGCATGGAACCGCTCATACTGAACTTTTTTGAAAATATTGTCACCGTTCAATGGATTCACCGGGTTATTGGCACCCTTTTAGGTTTAATAACTTTCGCTATCTTGATACGCTCTTTCATGCTCGAAACCAAGTATCCTACCAAAAAGTGGGCTTTTATTCTTCTTACAGTTGCATTGATTCAATACTTACTTGGAGTGTTTACCCTGATTCTATACGTACCTGTTTGGCTCGGCGTACTTCACCAGGCTATGGCATTGGTACTTTTTGGTGTGATTGTAGCTTTCCTTAATTACGTGAATCAAACTGATCCTGTGGTCATTCATGAAATTAATTGA
- a CDS encoding tetratricopeptide repeat protein — translation MALTYRYVLIFILILFPAKLVSQSAPDSVDELLRKASRQADEMNETGALKTYMEILERDSDHYKALWNASLLHSVIGHRLDNKNDQQNYFEKATELAEKAVEHYPDRVHPYYVLAVAKGRISDIVGTRTRIKLSHEIEDNVQKALDRNPNHAPSWHLYGVLQSEVANLSRVSRFASRFISDGLPEASNQKAEEYLKRALKLNPKSILFYYDLAKHYIRSGQEKRAIPVLEKLLTLEPTIKDNKRHINEARELLDELKKNE, via the coding sequence ATGGCACTTACGTACAGATATGTTTTGATTTTTATTCTGATTCTGTTTCCCGCTAAACTTGTTTCTCAATCTGCACCTGACTCTGTTGACGAACTTCTGCGGAAAGCTTCCCGGCAGGCTGACGAGATGAATGAAACAGGTGCTCTTAAAACGTATATGGAAATTCTCGAAAGAGATTCCGACCACTACAAAGCTCTGTGGAATGCAAGCCTGCTCCATTCAGTAATTGGCCACCGGCTTGACAATAAAAATGACCAGCAGAACTACTTTGAAAAAGCTACGGAGCTTGCCGAAAAAGCTGTTGAACACTATCCGGACAGGGTCCATCCCTATTATGTTTTAGCTGTAGCCAAAGGAAGAATATCTGATATCGTCGGAACCAGAACCCGGATCAAACTATCGCATGAAATTGAAGATAATGTCCAAAAAGCTCTCGACCGTAACCCAAATCATGCTCCCTCCTGGCATCTTTACGGAGTGTTGCAATCGGAAGTGGCCAATTTGAGTCGTGTTTCACGATTTGCCTCCCGCTTTATCTCAGATGGCTTGCCGGAGGCATCTAACCAGAAAGCTGAAGAATACCTGAAAAGAGCGCTTAAACTCAATCCGAAAAGTATCCTTTTTTATTATGATTTGGCCAAACACTATATTCGGTCGGGGCAGGAAAAAAGAGCCATCCCGGTTCTTGAAAAATTGTTAACCCTTGAACCTACCATAAAAGACAATAAGCGTCACATCAACGAAGCAAGAGAATTACTGGATGAACTGAAGAAAAATGAATGA
- a CDS encoding transcriptional repressor, with the protein MEPTTTNNPLVEKLESRNIKPTAMRLRVLEYLVEKNEAVNLSDVEQHFSKSDRTTLYRTLKTFEDKGLVHEIHDLSGSAKYALCADDCSCTYPEDIHVHFYCNSCKKTFCFPDRSVPAINLPDDYQPVSGDFVINGVCPACRN; encoded by the coding sequence ATGGAACCAACTACTACAAATAACCCTCTTGTTGAGAAGCTGGAAAGCCGCAACATCAAACCAACGGCAATGCGGTTGCGGGTTTTGGAATATCTGGTGGAAAAAAATGAGGCAGTGAACCTGTCAGATGTGGAACAGCATTTCTCAAAATCAGATCGAACGACACTTTACCGAACGCTGAAAACATTTGAAGATAAAGGGCTTGTTCACGAAATTCACGATCTGAGCGGCAGTGCAAAATATGCGCTTTGTGCAGATGATTGTAGTTGTACCTACCCCGAAGATATCCATGTTCATTTCTACTGCAACTCCTGCAAAAAGACATTTTGCTTTCCCGATCGATCTGTTCCAGCGATTAATCTACCGGATGACTATCAACCTGTTTCCGGGGATTTTGTGATTAACGGGGTTTGTCCGGCGTGTAGGAATTGA
- a CDS encoding ABC transporter permease subunit: MMSVYYQIVRNEFQSLLRARWLIGYGLIFLILTDTLFRFSGGGSEVLLSISNLILLFIPLISMLYGILFIYQSRDYLELLLTQPVKRGTLFWGLFTGISGPLTVAFIAGTTLPMIWHGNFTGETAGQTLLVLGLGAFLTFIFTGLGFVMGLIFYDEKIKGFGYSLMIWLFMAVIYDGLILMLIFIFGDYPIETGVVGLTMLNPIDLARILVLLEFDISALMGYTGAVFNQFLGSAKGIFTASFMLILWLVLPMWLGLRLFKKKDF, encoded by the coding sequence ATGATGTCTGTCTATTATCAAATTGTAAGAAACGAATTCCAGTCGCTTTTACGGGCACGCTGGCTGATTGGATATGGATTGATATTTCTTATCCTCACCGACACACTTTTCCGGTTTTCCGGGGGCGGATCGGAAGTACTTTTGAGTATCAGCAACCTGATTCTGCTTTTTATCCCGCTCATCAGCATGCTGTATGGAATTTTATTTATCTATCAGTCCAGGGATTACCTCGAACTTTTACTTACTCAACCGGTCAAACGGGGTACACTTTTCTGGGGATTATTTACAGGAATTTCGGGTCCGCTAACTGTTGCGTTTATTGCGGGTACAACACTTCCCATGATCTGGCATGGCAATTTTACGGGAGAAACAGCTGGTCAGACACTTCTCGTCCTGGGACTTGGCGCTTTTTTAACCTTTATATTTACCGGCCTCGGGTTTGTAATGGGCCTGATTTTTTATGATGAAAAAATTAAAGGTTTTGGATACTCCCTGATGATCTGGCTCTTTATGGCAGTGATCTATGACGGGTTGATCTTGATGCTCATCTTTATCTTTGGAGACTACCCCATAGAAACGGGAGTAGTTGGGTTGACGATGCTCAATCCCATTGATCTTGCCAGGATACTTGTTCTGCTTGAATTCGATATTTCCGCATTGATGGGCTACACAGGGGCCGTTTTCAACCAATTTCTCGGCTCGGCAAAAGGGATATTCACAGCCTCTTTCATGCTGATTCTGTGGCTCGTACTGCCCATGTGGTTGGGCCTGAGACTTTTCAAGAAGAAAGATTTTTAG
- a CDS encoding ABC transporter ATP-binding protein — MITIQQLHKSFGDHHVLKDINLEIPDGQSIGIVGPNGSGKTTMIKTLLGLVKPDSGTITINNTTLNGDYQYRRNIGYMPQQARYPENMYASELFEFLENLRGETGEFKDEIIEEFNLHSEIDKPLRVLSGGNRQKIGAVLAMMFNPSILFFDEPTAGLDPRSSFIFKERIRKEKKAGKTILITSHIMSELEQLVENVVFILEGEIRYFGTIGDLLKDNKQDHLEGAIAQMMEGTEV; from the coding sequence ATGATTACGATCCAACAACTCCATAAGTCTTTCGGAGATCACCATGTCCTCAAGGACATTAATCTGGAGATACCAGACGGCCAATCAATAGGAATTGTGGGGCCAAATGGTTCCGGCAAAACCACTATGATTAAGACCCTGCTGGGACTTGTAAAACCAGACTCGGGTACCATCACCATCAACAATACAACACTAAACGGGGATTACCAGTACCGCCGAAATATCGGTTATATGCCGCAGCAAGCCCGATATCCTGAAAATATGTATGCTTCAGAACTTTTTGAGTTCCTGGAAAATCTCCGCGGCGAAACAGGTGAATTTAAAGATGAAATTATTGAAGAGTTTAACCTGCATTCCGAAATTGATAAACCGTTGAGAGTGCTCTCCGGGGGAAACCGGCAAAAAATAGGAGCCGTTCTTGCTATGATGTTCAACCCCTCTATCCTTTTCTTTGATGAGCCGACTGCCGGCCTCGATCCGCGCTCAAGTTTCATCTTTAAAGAGCGAATTCGAAAAGAGAAAAAAGCCGGTAAAACCATCCTGATTACATCTCATATTATGAGTGAACTGGAACAGCTTGTAGAGAATGTTGTGTTTATTCTTGAAGGTGAAATTCGGTATTTCGGAACCATCGGCGATCTGTTGAAGGACAACAAGCAGGACCATCTTGAGGGAGCTATTGCTCAAATGATGGAGGGTACAGAGGTATGA